The Fodinibius saliphilus genomic interval CACCGGTAATCCTTGAACCGTTGGTAATAACAATATTGTCCACATAGCCTTTTTCTACATATTCCAGGAAGGTGCTATATTTTATCCGGCTGCCATCAGTTGTATTGAAGAAATAAAATTGTATTCCCAACAAAACCAGCAAAAGAATGACATAAATCCATATAGGAAATTTAGGGATTAAGTTATTGTCTTCTTTAGACTTCCTTTGCCCACTATCGTTGTTATCTGATGGCTTTTTTTTGTTCGACATTGAGTCACTTATTAACAATTAAATCTTATCTCAGTAAAGATACGGCAAATTTAATAATTCTGCGTAGCCAATCTGCCACTTTCCTAAATCAATATTTGATAGGCATACCGGCTTACAGAAAATCATTCCCATCTCCTATCATTTAATAGTATAAGAGTTATGAGTCTGACTCATTCTCTTCTCCAAATGTTACTACGCCGCCTTCAGCCTGTTGCATACACAGCCCTTCTTCTTTTTCAGTAATTTTACCAATAACAACAAAGTCCTGAAACTCCTCAGCTAAATCCTCTACTTTTTCTTCAGGAAGGGTAAACATCAGCTCATAGTCTTCTCCACCATACAAAGCATAACGATCAACCTCTTCTCGCATTTCATCGGCAACAGTTCTAGTATCTAATGCAATAGGAAAAGCGGCCTGATAAACATATGCACCGATATCGGAAGCAGCAGTAAGATGCTGTAATTCATTCACCAATCCTTGCGTAATATCAATCATGGAAGTAGGTTTCATATCCAATTCATTAATCTTTTCTATGAAGTCGTTTCGGGCAGCCGGTACAAGCTGTCGTTTAACAACGTATTCATAGTCATCCAGATCAGGCTGAAAAGATGTTTGTTCTTCCTGTTCTTGCCAAAACTTTTTTTCCCGCATCAATATGCGCAGGCCGGCAATTGCACCGCCAAGATCTCCGGTAACACAGATCGCATCGCCTACCTGTGCGCCTTTGCGATAAATAATATTTTCTTTCGATACAGAGCCATAACAGCTAACACTTGTAGACAGTATGTTATGTGATGCTGTAAGGTCTCCACCCACTATTTGAAATTCGTATTCTTTTGATGCCGCACCAATACCTCGATAGATCTCTTTAAGCATATCAACAGATAGCTTATTTGGTACAGCCAGATCTACAAGAACTACTTCAGGAGTACCATTCATAGCATAGATATCACTTACTGCTGCTGTAGCAATCTTATACCCTAAGTGATGAAGAGGCACATAGGTTAAGTCAAAATTAACGCCCTCCAAAAAAGTCTCAGAAGTAGTAAGTTTATATTCAGATTCCCCGTGCAATACGGCAGCATCATCGCCATATCCCATTTTTACCGACGGATGTTCAAAGTCAGCATACTCCATCAGTTCATCAATGAGTTCGGTTCGTCCTAATGATTGTATTGTTCTAAATGAGTCGTCTTTCATAATACTTTTTAATAATAAAAAAGGCAGGCACAGTAACTGTGCTTGCCTTTTAAAAATTTAAGTGAACAAAAATTAAAAATTAGCCACCGCCAGGTTGTTCCTGCTTCGTAGAATAATTTACCCGAAGGGTACCTGCTTCACGGAGCTCTTCCTGAATATCGGTTACTTTACCGAATTCAGCCTCATCGTGTACACGTAGCGACACAATAAGTCTCGGTTCTTCTTTCAACTTATCGTACATTATGTTACGAACAGCAGAAACGTCATCGATAATCGAATCATCGATCTGGATTTTAACTGGTCCCAGTTTATTTCCAGATAACTTCTGCGGTCCTACATAGATGTAGCTAACAAGTCGTTTCTGTTCAATTTTTTCAATGTTTTCTGCTTCAGTAAAGTCTACCTTTACCTGTAATGTAACCTCACGAAGTACCGTTGTCACCATAAAGAAGATGAGCAACATAAATACTACATCAGGCATTGCGGATGTAGGTACATCCTGACTTGTTTTGGCAGACTTTTTCTCAAAATGTCCCATAATTAAATACTCTTATTGATTGGGCTCTGCGATTGAAATTTTCTTAGGATACATGTCTTGTATCTTTTTCTGCTTCTCACTGCCTTCATCCAGCCTTTTATATGGAACCCCATAATTAGACTGTGAAGCTTGGTTTCGAAGCTCGGCATAAGCGCCCATCACTTCATCAAGCATATTGATATAAACATTGTAGGGCGTTGCCCGTTGTGTTTTAATCGATACAATTGCTTTATCGGGTGAATCCGATAAACTAGGATCTTGTCCCCTGTTGGTTACAAAATCCTTCAATTTCTGCTTGACCTGTGTAACAGGCGTTGGTTCTGTTTCCTCTGTCCCCATCAATACTTGCCCTTGCTCGTTCACAAGGATTTTCATCATGTTTCTCTTTTTAATTGGTGGGGGTTCCTGTTCTTCTTCAGGAGCCGGAGGTAACTGTAAACCAATACCCGTATCAACATCAATAGTTGTTACAAGCAGGAAGAAGATAAGTAACAGGAAGGCAATATCTGCCATTCCCGCACCACCGACTTCCGGGTCTTCTCGTTCTCTATCTCTTCCAAACATGGTTAAGTCCTAAATGGTTATAGATTAAAAGTACCGCGAAGGCCGGTAAGTAGCATAAACAAAAACATTACAGCCATCATAAATAACATGGTACCAACTGCTGCTTCAGTGACGGTTCCAGCGATTCCAAAAGCGGCACCGAAAACGACAAAAGGAACAAGCATAGAAATTATCTTTTTCCGGTCCTGCTTGCCTTTAATCATGCTTTGGATCCCGGAAACAACCATTCCTATCACGCCAAGCGCAATCAATCCCAAGCCTAAACCTAGTGCTATAGATACAATCATAATATTAGGTAAGAATTCGTTAAAAAGGTAGTAATTGTCAGACTTATTTTATTCTTCTGCTTCTCCAGAAGTATCTACAATCTGCTCACCTTCTTTGAGCATAACAATAGAGTCAATAAGCGTGATAGAACTTTCTTCCATCTCAGAAATCAGACGATCAATTTTAGAAACACAGTAATTATAACCAATCTGGAGAATAATACCTGCGAGAAGTCCACCTGCAGTTGTCAAAAGTGCTACCTTAATACCACCGGCAACAAGAGTAGGTGAAATATCACCAGCTTCTTCAATTGCATCAAAAGCCTGAATCATTCCTACTACAGTACCGAGGAATCCAAGCAGCGGTGCAATGGCAATAAAGAGAGATAGCCAAACAAGACCTCGCTCAAGGAAACTCATTTCGATAGAGCCATAAGCGGATATTGCTTTTTCAGCAGCTTCGATACCTTCGTCAACACGCATCAACCCCGCTTGGAATACAGAAGCAACAGGCCCTCGTGTTTCAGCACAAAGTTCTTTTGCAGCAGAAACTCCACCTTCTTGGAGAGCTTCTTGCACATCAACAATAAACTTTCGTGTATCAATATCAGCTAGATTTAAGGTGATAATACGCTCCAGGAAAATGGCCAAACCTAAAATCAAGGCGACAAGGACCGGCCACATAAAACCACCCTCATTACCTTCATTAAATTTTTCAACTAGTAAATTAAAAAATCCTTGGTCCACTCCTGCTTGAAGGAAGAAGAGAGTTATAGACGTTGTCATACGATTACTCCGATTAAATTATATTAGTTATCTGTTAATAAGGGCTCACAAAGATGCAAAATGATAGATCATTTTCGCTAAAATGTCAAAGAAGGGAGATCCTTTTTTAAAATAAACTTTTTGTATTAAAAACTTTAACAAATTAGGTGTATTCAGAACTTAATTAATTCCGGTTTGAAACCCACTATTTCTTTTCCCGTACTGTTGCAGTCCAGCATCTAGAAATTGCTGAAACTCATCTTTATCAGCATAACCTATTAGCTGTTCCAGAATTGTTTCATTTTCTGGGTCCAAAACCACATACGTAGGTAATGCAACTGTACCTGTAAGTTCAAACTGAAATCGTTGATTCGCTGGTCCTTCAGATCCATCATCCGTATATAAACGCACCTGCTGCATTTTTGCAAATCGTTTTTTTATTGATTCTCGAGGAAACACATTGGTTTCCATTGCCCGGCAATTGGTGCAAGTATAGCCTGTAAAGTCAATGAATAAAGGTTTATTTTCTTTAACTGCCTTTTCACGTGATTCTTCATAGTTACTCGACCACATTTCAGATTCCGAAGAATTGGCAGAACCGCCTCCAACCTGTGCGAAAGAACGTACTACACTCACATCTGTTGCTTGTTTTGGAGGTAACCAAGCATCCCAGATACCCAGGGATGCCCCCATCAATCCGGGGATCAAATAAAAGCTGAATAATATAAAAGGCATAGCCAACATCAGGCGCCCGGTTCCGATCTGTTTCGGTTTGGTATCGTGATTAATAGAATACATTCCGAGAACATATAATCCTGCTAATAGGAAAATAGCAATCCATGCTGCAATAGCAAATGGTCGTGAAACCAACCCCCACTCCCAAACTAAGTCAGCATTGGATAAAAACTTAATTGCTGCAGCTAACTCTATGAAACCTAAAAGAACTTTTACAATATTCATCCACGATCCACTCTGGGGTAACGATTCCAGCCATCGGGGAAAGAGTGCAAAAATAACGAAGGGACTCGCAAATGCCGCCGAGAAGCCCGCCATACCTATAATGGGATAAAACCACTCTCCTCCCGTAGTAGCAGCTAATACTCCCCCTACAAAAGGTGCTGTACATGAAAATGACACGGCACTAATAGTTAATGCCATAAAGAGAATTCCAATAAGCCCTGAACTTTCATTACTTTTTTGGTTTAGCCAATTGGTCAATTGGTGAGGAAGGCGTAATTCAAAGGCTCCCAACAAACTGACAGCAAAAACTACCAATACGAATGCAATAAAGAGATTAACCCACGGGTTTGCAGCAAACTGGTTAGCCCCTGAAGCCCCTAAAATCAAAGCTAATAAAGCCCCCAAAATAGTAAAGGTCAGAACAATAGCTAGTCCAAAGCCAAGAGCCTGCCATACTGCCTTCCCACTCCCCCCCTCTCCTTCTTTCTGTTTCGAAAAGAAAGAAACCGTTAATGGGATCATTGGAAACACACAAGGAGTTAAAAGTGCTGCAAAACCGGCTGTTAATGCGATCCAAAGAAATGAAAACACACCACTACTTCCTAACCCACTGCTTGAAGCAGTACTACTACCTATTGATCCATCGCTTTTGGAGGAAGAACCTGTAGCTGTTAAAGATTCTTCGCCTTGATCTTCCGTTCCTGCTTGTTCAAAATCCTGGTATGGTTTATCAGAAACCCCTTCAATAGTTATTGAATGGGTAATAGATTTTGTTTTAGGAGGCAGGCAGACCTTATCATCACAAACCTGATAAAGAACTTCAAGATCGATCATTGCCGAACCGGAAACATCTTCTCGAAATGCTACTGGAACAGTAAAGGTAGCCTTACTTGTGTGCCATCCCAGCTCGGTATTAAAGTTCGGGTCCATTTCTATTACTGGTTCCGATTCTGTAACAGTCCCGGCTACAGCCATCTTTTTGTTGGCGGAAGAAAACTGGGTGGGATAGGGCCCTGCGTCAGGGTCATTGGCTACAGAGTAGAGGTGCCACTTTCCATCAATAGAAGCTTTAATGGTCAGGTCAAACACCTCCCCCGCCTTCACTGTTTCAGGAGCATCTGTTACCGAATATGAGACAGGATCTAACATCTGTCCTTGAACAAAAAATGGGGATAACACCATTACGATGATCCCCATTATCTTACTAATCGAATTTTTCATTACCAAGAGGTTAAATTGAACGCAAAGCGCTTTATTTTTTAACCACCCAAACTTTAATCTGTGCTTTAATCTCACTAATTAAAGTAACAGTGGCGGTGTATTCACCTAATGTTTTGATGTCTTGGTCTAGTTCAATCTTACGCTTATCGACGTTAATATCTCGTTCTTCCAGTGCATCTGCAACGTCTTGATTGGTTACTGAACCGTGAATCCGTTCATCTTCTCCTACAGCAACAGGAATTGTTACCGAAGTAGTTTCCAGACGCTCTGCCAATTCCTGAGCATTTTCTACTGTAACTTCAGCACGACGTTCTGCTTGTTCTTTCATTGTTTCAACCTGCTTGAGAGCACCGTCGGTGGCCATAATTGCCTTTCCTTGGGGTATCAAGTAGTTGCGGCCGTATCCGGCTTTTACTTCTACGATGTCGCCGGCATCACCGAGCTTATTAACATCTTCTCTTAAAATTAACTTCATGTATTTATTAGCCATGGGAATAGAAAATCTTTGTTATCGAAGGTTATCTGCTACATATGGAATCAAACCGAGGAATCGTGCTCGCTTAATAGCTCGCGACAACTGGCGCTGATATTTAGCACTCGTTCCGGTTACACGACGGGGAAGAATCTTTCCCTGATCATTCATAAAACGCTGTAGCAAATCAGTGTTTTTATAGTCGATATATTCAATGCCCGCTTTCGAAAACTTGCACTCACGGGTCTTAATATGCCCTTTCTTTGGGTGTGATGGATTCTTAATCATAATAGAAAATTGTTGTATTTATTGAGATAAATTAATCTTCGTCGTTTTCTTCTTCATCTTGCTCTTCGACAAAGACCGGAGGTACTTCATTTTTACGCTGCATTTCACGATGACGCAACATTTTAGCATCATACTTCAACGTTAGATAACGCATAATATGATCATCAATGCGAAGTGCTCGTTCTAACTTCTCAATAAGTTCTCCGGGCGCAGTAAAATAAGCGTTTACGTAATAGCCGCTGGACTTATTATCCATTTCAAACTCAAACTTGCGGATTCCCCATTCATCAACTTCATCAATCTCACCATCATTATCTCTGATAAACTTGGTGAATTTTTCGACGATACCTTCATACTCATCGTCTTCTAGAACGGGACTTATTATATATGTTAATTCGTAATAGTTTCTACTCATAGGATATGTTTTCCTTTGGTTGTTCCTTAATTGAAACAGCCGACGTGGTGACTTTCACTCGTCAGCAGGCACGCAAAAATAAGCTTTTTTAATGCTAATTCCAATCCCTAAAATTCAATAACCATCGCTATTCTAAGGGTCGTAATGTCAGTATCGCCTGCAGGGTACTTTTTAGAAAAAAGCATTTTTTGACTTTAAACTTCATTTCCAGTTTAATTAGTATGATGTTATTGAAAGTTTTTTTCTAGAACTTGCTCTTTATACCCCGATTATTTTGATTCACAGGTAGGATCAAAGCATCATAAATAATACGTTGGCTAACTATTTTTACAATCCCTGTAATGGGATTTAAAAACTTTTAAGTATCATGGGCAGCCATTCCCTGTTTGAACAGGGTGCTACTCTATTTTCGCTGGATATTATTGGAGGTCTCACCAAAGTTAAATCTACGTCCTTAAAAATAGATATAAGAGAATTTCCAAACACAAAATATTTTCAATGGCAGACTCCTCTCAAATAACTCAGCTTTTAAATGACATTGAAGAAGGTTCTGAAGAAACATATAACGAACTTTTTCCCCTAGTCTACCAGAAGCTCAAGCAGCTGGCTTATTCTAACTTACAAGATGAAAGAGACGATATTACTTATACCAAGACTGCTCTTGTTCATGAAATGAAGTATATCTAAAACTAGTACAGCAAGGAGAGCTGAAAGTAGCCAATAAAAATCACTTTTTGGCTATCGCCGCGCGTTGCATGCGACAAATACTTGTTGACCATGCCCGTAAAAACAGGCAGAAAAAAGGGGAGCCGACAACCGGGATATTACGTTCATCGATGAGCTGTTAAAAGTACAAGAAGAATCTGAGCATATAGTTGAGTTGGACAAAAAACTCAAAGAACTTGGGGAAATAGATGAACGAATGGCCCAGATTGTCACACTTCGTTTTTTGGGACAGATGACGGTCTATTCCACAGCCAAAGCATTGGATATATCGGAATGGACGGTAAAACGAGACTGGGCTAAAGCACGCGGATGGTTATATAAAGAATTAAAATCGGGGTTATAACAAAAATCATTTCCATGAATAAATAAGAGTGGAAAGAGATCTATGAGATTCTTGACACGGCCTTAGACTTAGATAAAAATAAAAGACTTACCTACATCCAAAAGCGATGCCAGGGAGTACCAAAACTCAAAAAAAAAGGTAACCGCTCTTCTAGAATCAATTGATAAATCTGGCACTGAAGAGTTTTTAGAGGAACCTCAAGCCTTTCCCAATCATTTAGCTGCTGATTTTTCAAAACACAATAAAAAAAGATCAAAAACCTTCCTTAATTAGAGATATAATAGGAAATTACAAGATTATCGAACTGATCGACCATGGGGGAATGGGATCAGTTTTTTTGACAGAACGGGTTGTTGGAGCCTACAATAAGAAAGTAGCGTTAAAACTACTACAACGTGGTATGAGCACCCCGTCTAATATTGCTCGATTTAAACGTGAACGAAATATACTAGCCAGCCTTAACCATCCTAATATTGTAAAAACTTCTTGACGGAGGCGTTACTGATAACGGACTACCTTATCTCGTCATGGAATACATTGAAGGTATTCCACTCCTGGAGTATTGCCAAAAGCATCAACTCCCTTTTGGACAAGCGGCTACAGTTGTTTCAAACAGTATGTCAGGCTGTAAAACATGCACATAGAAATGCCATAATCCATCGTGATTTAAAACCCTCTAATATTTATGTCACCGACAGCGGCACCGTAAAAATACTTGATTTCGGTATTGCTAAACTTCTAGTACAAAGATTCCGGAGATGCACTTTTATTAAGAACGCGCACTAGTGACCATATGCTTACCCTGGGTTATGGTGCCCCGGAACAGTTTAGTAATGAAGCAATTACTACAGTAACTGATACTTATACTCTGGGGATACTTCTATATGAGCTGCTAACCGACAAGCATCCTTTCAATATCAAAGATAAAAAGCCATCGCGGATTGAGAATTTAATTCTCAGAAAATCTCCTGAAACCCCATCAAAAAATATTCAAAAACTAAGCAAAGATGAACGAACAGAGATTGCATCACTCAGAGATACGACACCTTTATCTTTGATTCAAACGCTTACAGGAGATCTTGACGCCTTGGTAATGGAAAGCATGGCGCAAAGAATTCAAGGATCGGTATCCTTCGGTTGAACAACTGCTTGAAGACCTCAACAGGTACAATCAATTCCTCTTATCGCTCAACGTGATACATTTCAATACAGGATCAAAAAATTTGTTAGTCGAAACAGTCGTATTATTGTAGCTTCAATGCTAGCTATTGTTACAATAGTTGGATTGGGGATATATCATATCAACACAATTGAAGAAGAGCGTCAGATTGCTGAAATGGAGGCGCAAAAAGCCCAAACTGTTACGGAAGTATTAGGTCGAAATATTCAGGACATCCAATCCTCGTTCCACTGATTATGAAGGCAAGAATTTGTCGGCGAAAGAACTGCTCACTAATTCCAGTAATACCATCACCGATGATCTTCAAGATCGACCTGATGTTTATGTGAAAGTACTCTTAGCCAAAGGGGAAGTTTTAAAAGGCATTGATGCATACCAAGAAGCGGAATCTAACTATCGTAAAGCGTTAGAGTGGAGTTCTGAAACAACTCATCCAATTGAAAATAAAGTAAAAACCAATGTGCTCCTTGGGGATTTGTACACAGATTGGAATAAAGGCCAGCAGGAGACTGTGGAATTTGCTCAAAGGGCTCATAACCAACTGAAAAACATGGAATCCCCACCGCCTGCTTTGAAAGCTTCCGTTATAGGTCTCCGGGCTCATGTAATCTCTTCAGAATTGAAAGATTACGAAAAAGGTAATCTATATTTCGAAAAAGCGGATAGCATTTATAAAAAGGCAGGTTTAGATCAATCCTATGAATATATGAACATGCTCACCGGTTATGGCCGAACACTTCTCTATGTCTTCAATTTCACAAAGTCAGAGCAAGTACTGTTAAAGTCAAATCGAATACATCGAAAGACCTTGGATCGTCCCACCCTCACGGTAGCGGAAAATTACAAATTCTTGGGGTGGACAAATCGAAAGTTAGGTAATTTTGAACAATCAAACCGGTATTTCAGGAAATCGATTGCATTAAAACAAAAATTAACTGGTGAGGAAACACTACAAACCGCCATTCCGATGTATCACCTTGCTCGGAACTATACACTCTCCGGAGAGTACGAAAAGTCGGAACGTTTGGCCAAGCAAGTCTTGCAAATATATCAGAAAAACCTAGAGCCGGGTAATCAATATATTTTGCAAGCCAAAAATTATATAGGAACTGCAAAATACCATCTCGGAAATTATTCCGCAGCCGAACGGTCACACAAGGATATCATCAAACAGAGTAACCAAGCCATGCATAAAGCCGGAGTTAAGCCGAACTTAGCATTAGTCTATCAGCACACCGATCGCTTAAATGAGGCGATTACCTTGCTTGAGGAAAGTATCAACGTGAATGAGAAGTATTTGGATCATCAGAGTCGGGTTGTAGCCGTAGATATGATTAAATTAGCCGCCATTTACCGGGAGCTGGATAAATAGGATCAGGCAGAAAATTATTTTGACCAAGCTAAATCAATACTGAAAAAAGAGGTGGCAGCTAATCACTACCGCATGGGTGAATTTCATTTGCGATACGGTAGATTAAAATTAGAAAGCGGTCACTAAAAACAAGCAAGCAATCATTTTAGCAAAGCCTATACTATATTTCGCGATTGCTTCGGTGAGGAAAGCCCCAGAACGCAACAGGCTCAATCCCAATTGATAGCCCTTGGGCAGGCGTAAGACTCTGCATTTTCTTTACAGTAAAGCGCCTGATGGGGAAGGTTAAATTTGCCTATTTCACACAGGTTAACTTATGAATTATCGTTTTGGAGTTTACCTCCCAGCTATAAATATGGGGAAAGCAAATCAAAAGGTTGAGCTACCCGATTATTAATCATAAAAATACTTAGCCACCAATTAATGCAACCCAATCGTTGGTATAATAGGAAGTAATAAGATTATGCAAATCACCAAATGCAATGCCAAAATACACCGTTAAAACGGCGAGCACAATCAATGTAGAACGGAATAATAATCCTGACTGTACAAGAGGTACATCTTTATGAGGCTCACGGAAATACATATAAACCATAGGACGCAGATAGTAGTACACACTTGCAGCACTTGCAAGTACACCAATAATAGCCAGTGCTATATATCCTGCGTCAATAGCCGCAGCAAAAACCATGTATTTTCCAATAAACCCTACAAATGGCGGTATGCCGGCTAATGAGAATAGGAAAAAGGAAAGCAACACTCCCATAAGCGGGCGTTTAAAACCAAGTCCGGCATAGTTGTTTACATCAGTAAAGTCGAGTCCTTGTTGACGTTCATAATATGCTACTACACCAAAAGCACCAACGTTCATGATGGTATAAGCTAACAAGTAAAAGAGCACCGCACTATAACCTGCGGTAGTACCTGCAGCCAATCCTACCAATAAGTAACCGGCATGAGCTATACTGGAATAAGCGAGCATTCTTTTGATATTGTCTTGGACAAGGGCAATAAGATTGCCTAATATCATCGTAAGAATAGCAATAACTTCAATTACTTCTCCCCACTCTGCTGTTTCTGCCGGAATCATCTTGGAAAGGATGATCATGAGTGCAATAAAAGAGGCTGACTTTGAAGCTGTGGCCATATAAGCCGTGAGTGTAGTCGGTGTCCCCTGATAAACATCGGGCGTCCACATATGGAAAGGTACAGCAGAAATCTTAAAGAAAAATCCAGTTAGCAGTAACGCCGCCCCGGCTACAAATAAAAGATCGGTACTGGCTGCTTCAGCGATAGCAGGTAGCGATAGTGAGCCTGTAGCACCATACAAAAGAGCCATTCCATAAAGTAAGAAACCCGTAGAAAATGCTCCCAGTAGAAAATATTTTAGTGACGCCTCGGCTCCGGTTTTTCGCTGCTTAAATATTCCTGCAAGCACATACAGGCAAATAGACATTGTTTCTACCCCTATAAAGATCATGACAAGATCGTTGGCACTGGCCAAAGCGACCATTCCCGTTGTAGCAAAAAGTACCATCGCATACACTTCACCAAAATCGTGGTCTATGGCACTTAAGTATTCTCTGGATATCAATACACAAAACAGAGAACCAAAAAGAATAACAGCATTACCAAAAGCAGTAACACCGCCATACGTTATCATGCCGGAAAAAGCGATACCAGCAGGTTCGAACATATCAATTACTGACAATACCAGTGCGGCCAATAATGACACTACGGAAAGACCGTAAATGGCATCATGATCATCTTTATAAGAATCAATGACAATTCCGATAAGTCCGGCAACACCAACAATGATGCCGGGTAAAAAAGCGTTTATATCGTGTAAGTAATCCATGCAGCTAATTAGTTATACAGTGACTCGATGGTTTTTGCGAGCGTAATATCTTTTTCGGTAACTTTTCCGCCGGCATCATGTGTACTCAGCGAGATGTTAACCGTATTATAAACATTAAAGATTTCTGGGTGATGAACCTGTTCTTCAGCTTCAAAGGCGATACGATTAATAAAAGCTATCGCATCACGAAAATTATCAAAACCAAACTCCTTGCTGATCTTATCATTCGCATGTTCCCAATCAGAGAGACCTCCAAGTTCATCTGCAATCTTGTCGTCAGAAAGTGGTTCAGCCATTGTACTATCTGTTTTTAGTTTTAGATGCTAATTCATCTGTAACATCATACAATGTTGAAGCCCATTGCGGTAGTTCCTGAGAGTTTGCGGAACGTTTAATTGCCATTCTTTTTTCATTGGATGATTCAAGCAGCTCCTGAACTTGTGCTTCAGAGTACTGGGTGAAATCAAGAGGCCTGATACCAATCCAAACCATAAAAATCACTAATGGCACCAAGAGTCCGATTTCTCGTGCATTCAGATCTACCAGTTTTTCATTTTTCTCATGCTTCAACGGACCAAACATTACGCGTTGATACATCCAAAGCATATAAACCGCTGCTAAAATCACTCCCAAAGCGGCGAATACTACAAAAGCATTTTGCGGAAGTACTTCAGAGCTAAAGGTTCCATTAAGAATCAAGAACTCACCAATAAATCCGTTTAATCCGGGTAACCCAATAGATGCAAGGGTTGCGATCATAAACATAACCGCAAAGACGGGAACAACCTTAGCTATGCCACCGTAGTCTTTGATTTGCCGTGTATGGGTGCGGTCATAAATCATTCCTACAATCAGGAATAACGCTCCTGTTGAAAGACCGTGATTAATCATTTGAATAAGTGCTCCCTGAACAGCAATAGTATTAAAGGCAAAGAGTCCCAACACTACAAACCCAAGGTGACTAACTGAGGAATAGGCTACCAGTTTTTTTACATCTTTCTGTACCATTGCAACCAAGGCACCATAAATAATTCCGATCACTGCCAATGTTGCCATATATGGAGCAAATTCTACGAACGCATTGGGGAACAATGGCAAACAAATGCGCAACAGTCCATATGTTCCCATCTTCAACATAATAGCTGCTAACACTACCGAACCGGCTGTTGGCGCTTCTGTATGCGCATATGGCAACCAGGTATGGAAGGGGAATAGCGGAACCTTAATACAAAAGGCTAAGGAAAA includes:
- a CDS encoding biopolymer transporter ExbD; translated protein: MFGRDREREDPEVGGAGMADIAFLLLIFFLLVTTIDVDTGIGLQLPPAPEEEQEPPPIKKRNMMKILVNEQGQVLMGTEETEPTPVTQVKQKLKDFVTNRGQDPSLSDSPDKAIVSIKTQRATPYNVYINMLDEVMGAYAELRNQASQSNYGVPYKRLDEGSEKQKKIQDMYPKKISIAEPNQ
- a CDS encoding protein-disulfide reductase DsbD family protein translates to MKNSISKIMGIIVMVLSPFFVQGQMLDPVSYSVTDAPETVKAGEVFDLTIKASIDGKWHLYSVANDPDAGPYPTQFSSANKKMAVAGTVTESEPVIEMDPNFNTELGWHTSKATFTVPVAFREDVSGSAMIDLEVLYQVCDDKVCLPPKTKSITHSITIEGVSDKPYQDFEQAGTEDQGEESLTATGSSSKSDGSIGSSTASSSGLGSSGVFSFLWIALTAGFAALLTPCVFPMIPLTVSFFSKQKEGEGGSGKAVWQALGFGLAIVLTFTILGALLALILGASGANQFAANPWVNLFIAFVLVVFAVSLLGAFELRLPHQLTNWLNQKSNESSGLIGILFMALTISAVSFSCTAPFVGGVLAATTGGEWFYPIIGMAGFSAAFASPFVIFALFPRWLESLPQSGSWMNIVKVLLGFIELAAAIKFLSNADLVWEWGLVSRPFAIAAWIAIFLLAGLYVLGMYSINHDTKPKQIGTGRLMLAMPFILFSFYLIPGLMGASLGIWDAWLPPKQATDVSVVRSFAQVGGGSANSSESEMWSSNYEESREKAVKENKPLFIDFTGYTCTNCRAMETNVFPRESIKKRFAKMQQVRLYTDDGSEGPANQRFQFELTGTVALPTYVVLDPENETILEQLIGYADKDEFQQFLDAGLQQYGKRNSGFQTGIN
- the rpsF gene encoding 30S ribosomal protein S6; amino-acid sequence: MSRNYYELTYIISPVLEDDEYEGIVEKFTKFIRDNDGEIDEVDEWGIRKFEFEMDNKSSGYYVNAYFTAPGELIEKLERALRIDDHIMRYLTLKYDAKMLRHREMQRKNEVPPVFVEEQDEEENDED
- the rplI gene encoding 50S ribosomal protein L9 produces the protein MKLILREDVNKLGDAGDIVEVKAGYGRNYLIPQGKAIMATDGALKQVETMKEQAERRAEVTVENAQELAERLETTSVTIPVAVGEDERIHGSVTNQDVADALEERDINVDKRKIELDQDIKTLGEYTATVTLISEIKAQIKVWVVKK
- a CDS encoding ExbD/TolR family protein, which translates into the protein MGHFEKKSAKTSQDVPTSAMPDVVFMLLIFFMVTTVLREVTLQVKVDFTEAENIEKIEQKRLVSYIYVGPQKLSGNKLGPVKIQIDDSIIDDVSAVRNIMYDKLKEEPRLIVSLRVHDEAEFGKVTDIQEELREAGTLRVNYSTKQEQPGGG
- the rpsR gene encoding 30S ribosomal protein S18, coding for MIKNPSHPKKGHIKTRECKFSKAGIEYIDYKNTDLLQRFMNDQGKILPRRVTGTSAKYQRQLSRAIKRARFLGLIPYVADNLR
- a CDS encoding MotA/TolQ/ExbB proton channel family protein encodes the protein MTTSITLFFLQAGVDQGFFNLLVEKFNEGNEGGFMWPVLVALILGLAIFLERIITLNLADIDTRKFIVDVQEALQEGGVSAAKELCAETRGPVASVFQAGLMRVDEGIEAAEKAISAYGSIEMSFLERGLVWLSLFIAIAPLLGFLGTVVGMIQAFDAIEEAGDISPTLVAGGIKVALLTTAGGLLAGIILQIGYNYCVSKIDRLISEMEESSITLIDSIVMLKEGEQIVDTSGEAEE
- the thiL gene encoding thiamine-phosphate kinase, yielding MKDDSFRTIQSLGRTELIDELMEYADFEHPSVKMGYGDDAAVLHGESEYKLTTSETFLEGVNFDLTYVPLHHLGYKIATAAVSDIYAMNGTPEVVLVDLAVPNKLSVDMLKEIYRGIGAASKEYEFQIVGGDLTASHNILSTSVSCYGSVSKENIIYRKGAQVGDAICVTGDLGGAIAGLRILMREKKFWQEQEEQTSFQPDLDDYEYVVKRQLVPAARNDFIEKINELDMKPTSMIDITQGLVNELQHLTAASDIGAYVYQAAFPIALDTRTVADEMREEVDRYALYGGEDYELMFTLPEEKVEDLAEEFQDFVVIGKITEKEEGLCMQQAEGGVVTFGEENESDS